The Mucilaginibacter mallensis genome has a segment encoding these proteins:
- the dcd gene encoding dCTP deaminase has protein sequence MILSDKRILEEIDKGTIIIEPFKREGLGTNSYDVHLGKHLATYRDRVLDAKLHNEIDYFEIPKDGFVLQPNTLYLGVTLEYTETHAHVPFLEGKSSTGRLGIDIHATAGKGDVGFCNTWTLEISCAQPVKIYAGMPIGQLIYFVVEGDIETMYNTKGNAKYNNPTTRPVESMMWKNKF, from the coding sequence ATGATATTATCAGACAAACGCATTCTTGAGGAAATTGATAAGGGCACCATTATTATTGAACCTTTTAAACGTGAGGGCCTGGGCACCAACTCCTACGATGTGCATTTGGGCAAACATTTAGCTACTTATCGTGATAGGGTGCTTGATGCAAAGCTGCATAATGAGATAGATTATTTTGAGATCCCCAAGGATGGATTTGTTTTGCAGCCCAACACACTTTACCTGGGCGTAACGCTTGAATATACCGAAACACATGCCCATGTGCCTTTTCTGGAAGGAAAATCAAGCACCGGTCGGCTGGGTATTGATATACACGCTACAGCCGGCAAAGGCGATGTAGGTTTCTGCAATACCTGGACGCTTGAAATATCATGCGCGCAACCTGTAAAGATTTATGCAGGTATGCCTATAGGTCAGCTTATTTATTTTGTTGTTGAGGGCGATATTGAAACCATGTACAATACCAAAGGCAACGCCAAATACAACAACCCCACCACCCGCCCTGTTGAAAGCATGATGTGGAAGAATAAGTTTTAG
- a CDS encoding TonB-dependent receptor — protein sequence MSYKKIIAGLLLIGSVTTIAGFINADEYSIEKIAGQLNKWKENYAPEKVYLQFDKPYYAVGDDIWFKAYVTIGSKHQLSALSGALNVELIDDKDSVKQSVKLPLINGLAWGDFALSDTLTEGNYHIRAYTNYMRNAGEDYFFDKAITIVNSTTNKVFTKTTYTYTTQNGKQQVNAVINYADLNRTPYANKEVRYTVELNAKSVAKGKGITDDKGNINVSFTDPQPTALQSGMIATTIKLDDKKTVTKAILIKNTSANVDVQFFPESGSLVSGVRSKVAFKATGADGLGADVKGTVIDDQNNTITAFSTEHLGMGVFDLLPATGRAYKANITFADGTTKSFDLPKAIDKGFVLSIDNTDPNNVKLKISASHALLADNPDDTISVIGQSGGQVYFAAQSKASSTNFTASISKSRFPSGIVQFTLFSSKGEPMNERLVFIQNPDQLKMDVNSAKQTYAPREKVKINLNAQNADSKPVIGAFSVAVIDETKVPVKEEDESTILSNLLLTSDIKGYVEKPNYYFTGVNEKTKADLDVLMLTQGYRRFEWKKILKDDMPPLAYEPERTLHLSGHIKTSGGKPVPHGKVTLLATGGGTFFIDTVTDEQGKFSFDNLAFRDSVRFVIQARTSKDRKNVEIDLDDINPQKVTQNKNAPDMQVNVSDGLSVYMQNSKAYYDAQLKYGLGNHIIVLKEVEIRDKRPAALKHSDNLNGPGNADQVILGDRLLGCPTLSICLQGVVMGVTFRNGIPYSTRGGALTINVDGMFLQSSEYDMINSNDIASIEVLRTPTYYSIYGSQAGPGGVILITMKRGDEDHSYLSRPAPGIITVSPKGYYKTREFYSPKYDDPKTNTAVADLRSTIYWNPNVITDKDGNASLDFFNAGSKGTYRVVIEGIDSDGNLGRQVYRYKVE from the coding sequence ATGAGCTACAAAAAAATAATTGCAGGGCTATTGCTGATCGGCAGTGTAACAACCATAGCCGGTTTTATTAATGCTGATGAATATTCAATAGAGAAAATAGCCGGACAACTCAATAAGTGGAAGGAAAACTACGCGCCTGAAAAAGTTTACCTGCAATTTGATAAACCCTATTATGCAGTCGGCGATGATATATGGTTTAAGGCTTATGTAACCATAGGCAGCAAGCATCAGTTATCAGCCTTAAGCGGTGCTTTAAATGTGGAGCTGATTGATGATAAGGATTCCGTAAAGCAAAGCGTTAAGCTGCCTCTGATAAACGGCCTCGCCTGGGGTGACTTTGCACTATCTGATACATTAACAGAAGGTAACTACCACATACGTGCCTACACCAATTACATGCGCAATGCCGGCGAGGATTATTTTTTTGATAAGGCCATTACCATTGTTAACTCAACCACTAATAAGGTCTTTACAAAAACAACCTATACCTATACTACCCAAAACGGCAAACAGCAGGTAAATGCTGTCATCAACTATGCTGATTTGAATCGTACACCGTATGCAAATAAAGAAGTGCGGTACACTGTTGAGCTGAATGCAAAATCTGTAGCCAAGGGGAAAGGCATCACGGATGATAAGGGAAATATCAATGTTTCCTTCACCGACCCGCAGCCTACGGCGTTGCAGTCGGGCATGATAGCAACTACCATTAAGCTGGATGATAAAAAAACGGTTACCAAAGCTATATTGATAAAAAACACGTCGGCCAATGTTGATGTCCAGTTTTTTCCAGAAAGCGGCAGCCTGGTGAGTGGTGTCAGATCCAAAGTAGCTTTTAAGGCAACAGGTGCCGATGGTTTAGGTGCAGATGTAAAAGGGACCGTAATTGATGATCAGAATAATACCATAACTGCTTTCAGCACCGAGCACCTGGGAATGGGGGTATTTGATCTTTTGCCAGCTACCGGAAGAGCATACAAAGCCAATATTACATTTGCCGATGGCACAACCAAAAGTTTCGATCTGCCTAAGGCAATTGATAAAGGTTTTGTTTTAAGCATTGATAACACCGACCCTAATAATGTTAAGTTAAAAATATCAGCCAGCCACGCGTTGCTTGCCGATAATCCTGACGATACCATTAGTGTTATTGGTCAATCAGGCGGGCAGGTATATTTTGCCGCGCAGAGTAAAGCCAGCAGTACCAATTTTACGGCATCTATATCCAAAAGCCGTTTCCCGTCAGGTATTGTACAGTTTACCTTATTCTCGTCAAAAGGGGAACCTATGAATGAGCGATTGGTATTTATACAAAATCCTGATCAGCTTAAGATGGATGTAAATTCGGCTAAACAAACCTACGCGCCGCGGGAAAAAGTTAAGATCAACCTAAATGCCCAAAACGCCGATTCAAAGCCGGTAATAGGCGCCTTTTCCGTGGCTGTTATTGATGAAACAAAGGTGCCGGTTAAAGAAGAGGATGAAAGTACCATATTGTCAAACCTGCTGCTTACGTCAGACATAAAAGGGTATGTAGAAAAACCCAACTATTACTTTACCGGCGTAAACGAAAAAACTAAAGCCGATCTGGATGTACTGATGCTTACCCAGGGCTATCGCCGCTTTGAATGGAAAAAGATATTAAAGGATGATATGCCGCCATTGGCCTATGAACCTGAAAGAACCTTACATCTCAGTGGGCATATAAAAACATCGGGCGGTAAACCTGTGCCGCATGGTAAGGTTACTTTGTTAGCTACCGGAGGGGGGACATTTTTTATAGATACGGTAACCGATGAACAGGGTAAATTTTCGTTCGATAACCTTGCATTCAGGGATAGTGTTAGGTTTGTGATACAGGCACGTACCAGCAAGGACAGGAAAAATGTAGAAATTGATCTTGACGACATAAACCCGCAAAAAGTTACCCAAAATAAGAATGCGCCCGATATGCAGGTGAATGTGAGCGATGGGCTGTCAGTCTACATGCAAAATAGCAAAGCTTATTATGATGCACAGTTAAAGTACGGCTTGGGTAATCATATAATAGTATTGAAAGAGGTTGAAATCAGGGATAAACGGCCTGCTGCTTTAAAACATTCTGATAATTTAAACGGACCGGGCAATGCAGATCAGGTTATATTAGGGGATAGATTACTTGGTTGCCCAACACTTAGCATTTGTTTACAAGGTGTGGTGATGGGGGTTACTTTTCGCAACGGAATACCTTATTCAACCCGTGGGGGTGCGTTGACTATTAACGTTGATGGTATGTTTCTGCAAAGTTCGGAGTATGATATGATCAATTCCAATGATATTGCAAGTATAGAAGTACTGCGTACACCTACTTATTATTCAATATATGGGAGCCAAGCTGGTCCCGGTGGTGTTATATTGATCACCATGAAAAGGGGGGATGAAGATCATTCCTATTTAAGCCGCCCGGCACCGGGTATTATTACTGTTTCGCCCAAGGGTTATTATAAAACCAGGGAGTTTTACTCACCTAAATATGACGATCCTAAAACTAACACTGCGGTAGCAGATCTGCGGTCAACCATTTACTGGAACCCTAATGTTATTACTGATAAAGATGGCAATGCTTCATTGGATTTCTTTAATGCAGGCAGCAAAGGGACCTACCGCGTAGTTATTGAAGGTATTGACAGTGATGGGAATTTGGGCAGGCAGGTGTACAGGTATAAGGTGGAATAA
- a CDS encoding ATP-dependent Clp protease adaptor ClpS: MPTEVQEETFTLEELLVGLKEIHRLILWNDDVNSFDHVIYCMIKYLDYSEAQAEKIAWKVHNEGKCAVLEGSFTEMEIYRKILQQEGLTVSVE; encoded by the coding sequence ATGCCAACTGAAGTACAGGAAGAAACGTTCACACTCGAGGAGTTGCTGGTAGGTTTGAAGGAAATTCACCGACTTATTTTATGGAACGATGATGTTAACAGTTTTGATCATGTGATCTATTGCATGATCAAATATCTTGATTACTCGGAAGCCCAGGCCGAGAAAATAGCCTGGAAAGTACACAACGAGGGCAAATGCGCTGTACTGGAAGGTTCCTTTACCGAAATGGAGATCTACCGCAAAATTTTACAACAGGAGGGATTAACAGTTAGTGTTGAGTAA
- a CDS encoding branched-chain amino acid aminotransferase: protein MTETLDIKITKTNHSRLAETDFNNLPFGKIFTDHMFVADYVDGEWKNFQVIPYGEIGLSPAISALHYGQSFFEGIKAYKHADGTVSVFRPDKNAKRFNKSAERLCMPTIPEDIFLQSIAAVVDIDRDWVPTQADHALYIRPFMFATDPFLGVSPSSTYKFMVLLCPVGPYFSKTLRVKIETYYTRSAEGGMGFAKSSGNYGGAMLPAKKAVEEGFDQLIWTDAKDHAYVEEMGAANVVFVLDGTVLTPSTRDTILDGVTRDTVLALAREWGYPVEERRVSVAEIIEGAKNGKLNDAFGAGTAATIAPVGSISFNGEEYFLSDPKTREFSQRVFKEMNAIKYGTTPDTHGWNYIVNAE from the coding sequence ATGACAGAGACGCTGGACATCAAGATCACCAAAACAAACCATTCGCGCTTAGCGGAAACCGATTTTAACAATTTGCCTTTCGGAAAAATTTTTACTGACCACATGTTCGTGGCAGATTACGTCGATGGCGAGTGGAAGAATTTTCAGGTCATTCCCTACGGCGAAATTGGATTGAGTCCTGCCATTTCAGCCCTGCATTACGGACAATCATTTTTTGAAGGGATAAAAGCTTACAAACATGCCGATGGCACGGTTTCAGTTTTCCGCCCGGATAAAAATGCAAAACGTTTTAATAAATCGGCAGAAAGACTATGTATGCCTACCATACCTGAGGATATATTTTTACAAAGTATTGCTGCAGTAGTTGATATTGACCGCGACTGGGTACCTACCCAAGCCGACCATGCATTATATATAAGGCCATTTATGTTCGCAACTGATCCATTTTTGGGTGTATCGCCATCATCAACCTATAAATTCATGGTGCTATTATGCCCGGTTGGACCATATTTCTCAAAAACATTAAGGGTTAAGATAGAAACTTATTACACCCGTTCTGCCGAAGGCGGTATGGGGTTTGCAAAATCATCAGGTAACTATGGCGGCGCTATGCTGCCTGCTAAAAAGGCCGTTGAAGAAGGCTTTGACCAACTGATATGGACCGATGCAAAGGACCATGCTTATGTTGAGGAAATGGGCGCTGCCAACGTAGTTTTTGTATTGGATGGCACAGTACTAACCCCATCAACCCGTGATACTATTTTGGATGGCGTAACCCGCGATACAGTTTTAGCGCTGGCCCGCGAATGGGGTTACCCTGTTGAAGAACGCCGCGTATCGGTAGCTGAAATTATTGAGGGTGCTAAAAACGGCAAACTTAATGATGCCTTCGGTGCTGGTACTGCCGCTACCATTGCGCCGGTTGGCTCCATAAGCTTTAATGGCGAAGAGTACTTTTTGAGCGACCCAAAAACACGCGAGTTTTCGCAACGTGTATTTAAGGAAATGAATGCTATAAAATACGGCACTACGCCTGATACCCACGGTTGGAATTATATTGTGAATGCTGAGTGA
- a CDS encoding tryptophan 2,3-dioxygenase family protein has protein sequence MPFTPEIEQRLTQLQEKYEAMGQDMPAYLDGLLYADFLTYWDYIHLDTLLSLQSPKTPFPDEEIFIIYHQITELYFKLALHECKQIAEAQHLTTDFFTARIRRINRYFEALTHSFEIMVDGMEKEQFLKFRMSLLPASGFQSGQYRMIEIHATDFINLVAKDKRAELSTATIEDQFEHLYWKSGATELATGKKTLTLKQFEKKYSKTFIELGTANVNTNFNALLQQFKYKGESTPQLEDELRRLDSNVNVNWPLSHYKSAVRYLNREPEDIKATGGTNWQKYLPPRFQKRIFFPSLWTAEQEESWGKSWVEQVLRDL, from the coding sequence ATGCCGTTTACACCCGAAATTGAACAACGCCTAACACAGCTGCAGGAAAAATATGAGGCCATGGGCCAGGATATGCCTGCCTATCTGGATGGTTTGCTGTATGCCGATTTTTTAACTTACTGGGATTATATTCACCTGGATACTTTACTGAGCCTGCAAAGCCCTAAAACACCCTTCCCGGATGAGGAGATCTTTATCATTTATCACCAGATAACAGAGCTGTATTTTAAACTGGCACTGCACGAGTGTAAACAGATAGCAGAAGCGCAACATTTAACAACCGACTTTTTTACCGCCCGCATAAGGCGCATTAACCGTTATTTTGAAGCGCTCACCCATTCGTTCGAGATCATGGTTGATGGGATGGAAAAAGAGCAGTTCCTTAAATTCCGGATGTCGTTATTACCGGCAAGCGGTTTTCAATCGGGGCAATACCGGATGATAGAGATCCATGCTACTGATTTCATTAACCTGGTGGCAAAAGATAAACGGGCTGAGTTAAGCACGGCTACCATTGAGGACCAGTTTGAGCATTTGTATTGGAAATCGGGCGCCACGGAACTGGCAACAGGCAAAAAAACGCTGACACTTAAACAATTCGAGAAGAAATATTCCAAAACTTTTATTGAACTGGGCACTGCAAATGTTAATACCAATTTTAATGCGCTGCTACAGCAATTTAAATACAAGGGAGAAAGCACGCCGCAACTGGAGGACGAACTAAGGCGCCTGGATAGCAATGTAAACGTAAACTGGCCCCTATCGCACTATAAATCCGCCGTGCGTTATCTTAACCGCGAACCCGAGGATATTAAAGCAACCGGCGGCACCAACTGGCAAAAATACCTTCCTCCGCGTTTTCAGAAACGCATCTTTTTCCCAAGCTTATGGACCGCCGAGCAGGAAGAGAGCTGGGGTAAGAGTTGGGTTGAGCAGGTGCTAAGGGATTTATAG
- a CDS encoding universal stress protein, which produces MIKKILIGIDDSAYAEHAAKYGFNLAETLNTHVGLVHMTEPVSLAMTNTGADEILGTSMQALSGPDNLELLKVQDEIAENLMERIVKKYGGTLQVTHFNEFGSTGEGIINCSHEFKADLIIIGTHRRTGLDRLLMGSIAEYVVRHSEIPVLVVPSKE; this is translated from the coding sequence ATGATAAAGAAAATACTAATAGGCATTGATGACAGCGCATATGCCGAACATGCCGCGAAATATGGTTTTAATCTGGCTGAAACACTGAATACTCACGTAGGATTGGTACATATGACCGAACCCGTATCTTTAGCTATGACCAATACCGGGGCCGATGAAATATTGGGCACTTCAATGCAGGCTCTTAGTGGACCCGATAATCTTGAACTTTTAAAGGTGCAGGATGAGATAGCCGAAAATTTAATGGAGCGTATTGTTAAAAAGTATGGTGGCACATTGCAGGTTACTCATTTTAATGAATTCGGCTCAACCGGCGAAGGTATTATCAATTGTAGCCACGAGTTTAAAGCCGACCTGATCATCATCGGCACCCATCGCCGTACTGGTCTCGACCGCCTGCTGATGGGCAGCATTGCCGAATATGTGGTGCGCCACTCGGAAATTCCGGTACTGGTAGTGCCGTCGAAAGAGTAG
- a CDS encoding HAD-IB family phosphatase, producing MDQYFIIDFDSTFTQVEALDELARISLKNHPDREKIYEQIEELTNASMEGRLSFTQSLEARVKLLQANREHLKQLITHLKKKVSTSFSRNTIFFKNHQDEVLIVSGGFKEFITPVVTEYHIKKENIYANTFVFDDEGNIIGYDRKNPLSQEGGKVKLLKELNLPGEIFGIGDGYSDFQLKESGMIKKFFAFTENIERKSVAEKADHITPSFDEFLYINKLPRAISYPKNRIKCLVVGNVDEDALAQMQKEGYNIRQRESIEDKYLEEAGILFCDEENQPTPEQLQNAGRLKAIGIFGKISSRKLGEIACENGIIIFDDPKHNPRNDDFIPKRVMAFMNEGKTHTSCNFPDLQPPRINNAHRLIHIHKNVPGILAKINDVFARHNINIVGEFLVTNPQIGYVITDVNTGYDTQVLNELKAIEQTIKFRLLY from the coding sequence ATGGATCAATATTTTATTATAGACTTCGACAGCACATTTACGCAGGTTGAAGCGCTGGACGAACTTGCCCGCATCTCCCTTAAAAATCACCCTGACCGGGAAAAAATATACGAACAGATTGAAGAACTAACCAACGCCTCGATGGAGGGCCGGTTATCATTCACGCAAAGTCTGGAGGCGCGTGTTAAATTATTGCAGGCTAACCGTGAGCATTTAAAACAGCTCATCACTCATCTAAAAAAGAAAGTATCTACCTCTTTTTCACGTAATACTATCTTTTTTAAGAATCACCAGGATGAGGTATTGATCGTATCAGGCGGCTTTAAGGAGTTTATTACACCGGTTGTTACCGAGTACCATATTAAAAAGGAAAACATCTACGCCAACACCTTTGTGTTTGATGATGAGGGGAATATTATCGGCTACGACCGTAAAAACCCATTATCGCAGGAAGGTGGCAAAGTAAAGCTATTGAAAGAGCTAAACCTGCCTGGCGAAATATTTGGCATTGGCGATGGTTATTCTGATTTCCAATTAAAGGAATCGGGTATGATAAAAAAATTCTTTGCCTTTACCGAGAATATCGAGCGGAAATCTGTAGCGGAAAAAGCCGACCATATTACCCCAAGCTTTGATGAGTTCTTATACATCAACAAACTGCCGAGAGCTATATCGTACCCCAAAAACCGCATAAAATGTTTGGTGGTGGGTAATGTTGATGAGGATGCCCTGGCGCAGATGCAAAAGGAAGGTTACAACATTCGCCAGCGTGAAAGTATCGAAGACAAATATTTAGAGGAAGCCGGTATCTTATTTTGCGATGAGGAAAATCAACCAACGCCCGAGCAATTACAAAATGCTGGAAGGCTAAAAGCGATAGGTATCTTTGGTAAAATAAGCAGCCGCAAGCTGGGTGAAATAGCCTGTGAAAATGGCATTATCATTTTTGATGATCCTAAGCATAACCCACGTAATGATGATTTTATCCCCAAAAGGGTAATGGCATTTATGAACGAGGGTAAAACACATACCAGTTGTAATTTCCCTGATCTGCAGCCGCCGCGCATTAATAACGCGCATAGGTTGATCCACATTCACAAAAATGTACCGGGTATACTGGCTAAGATAAATGATGTATTCGCCCGCCATAACATTAATATAGTAGGCGAGTTTTTGGTTACCAACCCACAAATAGGCTACGTAATTACCGACGTTAATACCGGTTATGACACCCAGGTATTGAACGAGCTTAAAGCGATTGAGCAGACAATTAAGTTTAGATTGCTTTATTAA
- a CDS encoding NAD-dependent epimerase/dehydratase family protein: MILVTGATGFLGSELARQLVQQGNTIRCTKRGSSVIPKILIPYQQQIEWVDADMLNIFALEDVLDGVTQVYHCAAWVSLRQADKQPMIRTNVMGTANLVNLCTQFGIRLLHVSSIAAIGTALPGEMISENNHLEETAENDGYAISKLESEMEVWRGIAEGLNAVIVNPSLILGASSGTNGTGQLFETVRKGLKFYTAGTGGFVDVEDVAKCMILLMNSDIQAERYIINAENLTYKEVVTDIANHFGLKPPATLATPFMMGLAWRGSAVVAALTGKAPAIDKVSAQTASQTRVYDNSKIKKAIGIEFKSINKTVKEVCEALAEVIS; encoded by the coding sequence ATGATACTGGTTACAGGCGCAACAGGTTTTTTAGGTTCGGAACTGGCCAGGCAACTGGTGCAGCAGGGCAATACTATCCGCTGTACCAAACGCGGCAGCTCGGTAATACCCAAAATACTCATCCCTTACCAGCAACAGATAGAATGGGTTGATGCCGATATGCTCAACATATTTGCCTTGGAAGATGTGCTTGATGGCGTTACCCAGGTTTACCATTGCGCGGCATGGGTATCATTAAGGCAGGCCGATAAACAACCCATGATCCGTACCAATGTTATGGGCACTGCTAACCTGGTTAATTTATGTACGCAGTTTGGTATAAGATTATTGCACGTAAGCTCCATTGCCGCCATTGGCACCGCCTTACCTGGCGAAATGATAAGTGAAAATAACCACCTTGAAGAAACCGCCGAAAACGACGGGTATGCCATATCAAAGCTGGAAAGCGAGATGGAAGTATGGCGTGGTATTGCCGAAGGATTGAACGCGGTAATTGTAAACCCATCATTAATACTGGGTGCAAGCTCAGGTACAAATGGCACAGGTCAATTATTTGAGACCGTGCGCAAGGGCCTAAAATTTTATACCGCCGGCACAGGAGGTTTTGTTGATGTAGAGGATGTAGCCAAATGCATGATCCTGCTCATGAACAGCGACATACAAGCCGAACGCTATATTATCAACGCTGAAAACCTGACTTATAAAGAAGTAGTTACCGATATAGCCAACCATTTTGGCCTAAAACCACCTGCAACCCTTGCTACACCGTTTATGATGGGCCTGGCCTGGCGAGGATCGGCTGTTGTAGCGGCCTTAACCGGCAAAGCTCCCGCAATTGATAAAGTTTCGGCCCAAACGGCATCGCAAACACGGGTTTATGATAACTCGAAGATTAAGAAAGCGATAGGAATTGAGTTTAAGAGTATTAATAAAACGGTGAAGGAAGTTTGTGAGGCGTTGGCCGAGGTCATTAGTTAA
- a CDS encoding helix-turn-helix domain-containing protein: protein MIINTSLDDFYQRNGAPQPEGIARDIGHFNVFESEKLFDKKTGDRIMPYSRRAYYKISWLRGKSRAEYADKVIDVQENALLFATPKIPYHWLPADSNQTGMFCIFTADFLSPGKTGLGLDELPIFQPGQLPVFQLSETEVKEIEYIFRKMLKELGTDYQYKFDLLRTLVMELIHYGQKLQPMSTLSASQNASERISSLFIELLERQFPLESPRQSLSLRTAKDYADRLAVHVNHLNKVLKEVTGNTTSEMIGSRIIQEAKILLKQTHWSISEIAYALGYDDLAHFSKYFKKQTSFTPIAFRA from the coding sequence ATGATCATCAATACTTCACTTGACGATTTTTACCAAAGGAACGGAGCTCCGCAGCCTGAAGGGATCGCCCGTGACATAGGTCATTTTAATGTGTTTGAAAGTGAGAAGCTGTTCGACAAAAAAACAGGTGACCGTATTATGCCATATAGCAGGCGCGCTTATTACAAGATCAGCTGGCTACGAGGTAAAAGCCGCGCCGAGTATGCCGATAAAGTGATTGATGTGCAGGAAAATGCCCTGCTGTTTGCAACACCCAAGATCCCTTATCACTGGCTGCCCGCCGATAGTAATCAAACCGGTATGTTCTGCATTTTTACCGCCGATTTCCTTTCGCCGGGCAAAACAGGTTTGGGGCTGGATGAGTTGCCTATTTTTCAACCAGGCCAACTGCCCGTGTTCCAACTTTCTGAAACAGAGGTAAAGGAAATAGAATATATCTTCCGGAAGATGCTCAAAGAGCTGGGCACTGATTACCAATATAAATTTGACCTGCTGCGCACCCTCGTTATGGAACTTATACACTACGGGCAAAAGCTACAGCCTATGTCGACACTGAGTGCTTCGCAGAATGCTTCGGAACGCATCTCATCATTGTTCATCGAATTACTGGAGCGACAGTTCCCGCTGGAGTCACCCCGTCAGTCACTTTCACTGCGTACCGCTAAAGATTATGCCGACCGCCTGGCTGTGCATGTAAATCACCTTAATAAGGTTTTAAAGGAAGTTACCGGCAACACAACATCCGAAATGATCGGCAGCAGGATCATACAGGAAGCCAAAATATTACTGAAACAAACACACTGGAGCATAAGCGAGATAGCCTATGCATTAGGTTATGATGACCTGGCGCATTTCTCTAAATATTTCAAAAAGCAAACTTCCTTTACGCCAATAGCTTTCCGGGCATAG
- a CDS encoding formimidoylglutamase, which translates to MSLSDFFTPVDLKTITPKNGYYASHMGDRIEQYAADSLDQEQKIDIAIIGVMEDRNAVDNSGCALAPDYVREKLYLLNEGNYNTKIVDFGNIKPGATITDTYFALKTVVEELVKKDIIPIIIGGGQDLTYAQYMGYENLEQRVDLVVIDSHFDLDDDAFGDTIETTSQSYLSKIFLHEPNFLFNFSNLGYQTYFISQAGLRVMEKLFFDAHRLGALSGNIAVAEPIIRNASMISFDVNAIRSSDAMGSANATPNGFYAEEACQLCRYAGFNDKLTSIGFYEFSPAYDSNGQTATLVAQMIWYFIDGFYNRKKDFPLNPKSQYLIYKTSLKHDEHEVVFVKSKKSDRWWMQVPYPNTGSINERFHLVPCQYNDYKTAVSGEMPDLWWRTYQKLI; encoded by the coding sequence ATGTCTTTATCTGATTTTTTTACCCCGGTTGATCTTAAAACTATAACACCTAAAAACGGTTATTATGCCAGTCATATGGGCGACAGGATAGAACAATATGCTGCTGATTCCCTTGACCAGGAGCAAAAAATAGATATCGCCATTATTGGGGTAATGGAGGATCGTAATGCCGTGGATAACTCCGGCTGTGCGCTGGCACCCGATTATGTACGCGAAAAACTTTACCTGCTTAACGAGGGGAATTACAACACCAAAATTGTTGATTTTGGCAATATAAAACCTGGTGCTACTATAACTGACACTTACTTCGCCCTAAAAACGGTGGTTGAGGAACTGGTTAAAAAAGATATCATCCCCATCATCATAGGTGGTGGGCAGGATCTTACCTATGCCCAATACATGGGTTATGAAAACCTGGAGCAAAGAGTTGACCTGGTAGTTATCGATTCGCATTTCGACCTGGATGATGATGCCTTTGGCGATACCATCGAAACCACATCGCAATCATACCTGAGCAAAATATTTTTGCACGAGCCTAATTTCCTGTTCAACTTTAGTAACCTGGGTTACCAGACTTATTTTATTAGTCAGGCAGGTTTGCGGGTGATGGAAAAATTGTTTTTCGATGCACATCGTTTAGGCGCACTAAGCGGCAATATAGCCGTTGCTGAACCCATTATCCGCAACGCGAGCATGATCAGTTTTGATGTAAATGCCATCCGCTCGTCTGATGCGATGGGCAGTGCTAATGCTACCCCAAATGGCTTTTATGCTGAGGAAGCATGCCAGCTTTGCCGCTACGCAGGTTTTAATGATAAGCTAACTTCCATAGGCTTTTACGAGTTTAGCCCGGCTTATGATAGTAACGGCCAAACTGCTACGCTGGTAGCGCAAATGATATGGTATTTTATTGATGGTTTTTATAACCGTAAAAAAGATTTCCCGCTCAACCCGAAATCGCAATACCTGATTTATAAAACCAGTTTAAAGCACGATGAGCATGAAGTGGTGTTTGTAAAAAGCAAAAAATCAGACCGCTGGTGGATGCAGGTGCCTTACCCAAACACTGGCTCTATTAACGAGCGTTTCCATTTAGTGCCTTGTCAATATAATGATTACAAGACCGCTGTTTCCGGCGAAATGCCTGATCTTTGGTGGCGTACTTACCAAAAACTCATCTGA